Proteins encoded within one genomic window of Amycolatopsis nigrescens CSC17Ta-90:
- a CDS encoding SchA/CurD-like domain-containing protein, with translation MSVWHGLQYPLKPGSEETVKELFRKSGRPTFDVTDDNGEVVGRLLGTMVFVGKEIAIRIIEVEGPLPLVAAHMSRQPEVREFERELEEHLAAPRDMVTPNGARQFFQQAALENVISRRHDQPLKPVG, from the coding sequence ATGTCGGTTTGGCACGGGCTGCAGTACCCCCTGAAGCCGGGTAGCGAGGAGACCGTCAAGGAGCTGTTCCGCAAGAGCGGGCGGCCCACCTTCGACGTCACGGACGACAACGGCGAAGTGGTCGGCAGGCTGCTGGGCACGATGGTCTTCGTCGGCAAGGAGATCGCCATCCGGATCATCGAGGTCGAGGGCCCGCTTCCGCTGGTGGCCGCGCACATGAGCCGTCAGCCCGAGGTCCGCGAGTTCGAGCGTGAGCTGGAGGAGCACCTCGCCGCCCCGCGCGACATGGTGACCCCGAACGGCGCCAGGCAGTTCTTCCAGCAGGCCGCGCTGGAGAACGTCATCTCGCGGCGGCACGACCAGCCGCTGAAGCCGGTCGGCTGA
- a CDS encoding LLM class flavin-dependent oxidoreductase: MEIGLGLPNTVAGTEGSVLLDWATEGERAGFSTLASLDRLVYDNYECLTTLAAAAAVTERVRLTTAIMIGPVRADTAVMAKQAATVDRLSGGRLVLGLAVGARPDDFTANGTEHAGRGKRMNAQLDEMRSIWAGERRGFAGGIGPAPSRDGGPELILGGHSPGAIARAARVGDGWISGSGGPGMFRSGAAAVRKAWEAAGRTDKPRLVALSYFALGDSAEELADSYINHYYGFAPPYAQLVLNNTAKGDEAVRNTITAFEEAGCDELILAPCSADLEQLKLLTALVTQR; the protein is encoded by the coding sequence GTGGAAATCGGACTCGGGTTACCGAACACGGTGGCGGGCACCGAGGGCAGCGTCCTGCTGGACTGGGCGACCGAGGGGGAGCGGGCCGGTTTCTCCACGCTCGCCAGCCTCGACCGGCTCGTCTACGACAACTACGAATGCCTGACCACACTCGCCGCGGCCGCCGCGGTCACCGAGCGGGTCCGGCTGACCACCGCGATCATGATCGGGCCGGTGCGCGCGGACACCGCGGTGATGGCCAAGCAGGCGGCGACCGTGGACCGGCTCTCCGGTGGGCGGCTGGTCCTCGGCCTCGCCGTCGGCGCGCGGCCGGACGACTTCACCGCCAACGGCACCGAGCACGCCGGCCGCGGCAAGCGGATGAACGCCCAGCTGGACGAGATGCGCTCGATCTGGGCCGGCGAGCGGCGTGGTTTCGCCGGCGGCATCGGCCCGGCACCGTCCCGTGATGGCGGGCCGGAGCTGATCCTCGGCGGCCACTCCCCCGGTGCCATCGCCAGGGCCGCCAGGGTCGGCGACGGCTGGATCTCCGGCAGTGGCGGGCCCGGCATGTTCCGCAGCGGCGCCGCGGCCGTGCGGAAGGCATGGGAGGCCGCGGGCCGGACGGACAAGCCACGGCTGGTCGCGCTGTCGTACTTCGCACTGGGCGACTCGGCCGAGGAGCTCGCGGACAGCTACATCAACCACTACTACGGCTTCGCACCGCCGTACGCCCAGCTCGTGCTGAACAACACGGCCAAGGGCGACGAAGCCGTCCGCAACACCATCACCGCGTTCGAAGAGGCCGGCTGCGACGAGCTGATCCTGGCTCCCTGCTCCGCCGACCTCGAGCAGCTCAAGCTGCTCACCGCGCTAGTCACCCAGCGCTGA
- a CDS encoding NAD(P)-dependent oxidoreductase — MHIVVFGGTGRIGSEVVRRALADGHQVTSVARRPPKSPVSHGSLTQVTGDATEPEVAESAVAGADAVVFAVGQPGTTSTVVRSTSISAILKGMRANGVKRLLTVSPAAVAISPKAPLLRKLWLRYFVHKQQRNPYNDVERTESELTDFADDIDWTIVRSAKLRDSGASGAYRVIPDGELRDERPVSTSDLADYLVSHVADASVHGATVTVVGPA; from the coding sequence ATGCACATCGTGGTATTCGGTGGTACCGGCCGGATCGGCAGTGAGGTGGTGCGGCGCGCGCTGGCCGACGGTCACCAGGTGACCTCGGTGGCCCGCCGGCCGCCGAAGTCGCCCGTCTCGCACGGCAGCCTCACCCAGGTGACCGGGGACGCGACCGAGCCGGAGGTGGCGGAGAGCGCCGTCGCCGGCGCGGACGCGGTGGTCTTCGCGGTCGGGCAGCCCGGCACCACCTCGACGGTGGTCCGGTCGACCTCGATCTCGGCCATCCTCAAAGGCATGCGGGCGAACGGGGTGAAGCGGTTGCTGACCGTCTCGCCCGCGGCGGTCGCGATCAGCCCGAAGGCTCCGCTGCTGCGCAAGCTGTGGCTGCGGTACTTCGTGCACAAGCAGCAGCGCAACCCGTACAACGACGTTGAGCGCACGGAGTCCGAGCTGACCGACTTCGCGGACGACATCGACTGGACCATCGTCCGGTCGGCGAAGCTGCGGGACTCGGGCGCGAGCGGGGCCTACCGGGTCATCCCGGACGGTGAGCTCCGCGACGAGCGTCCGGTGAGCACTTCGGACCTGGCGGACTACCTGGTTTCGCATGTCGCGGACGCCTCGGTGCACGGGGCGACCGTGACGGTCGTCGGACCGGCATGA
- a CDS encoding antibiotic biosynthesis monooxygenase family protein: MSEQNEETRARVIFMFTVPAARTEDFLRAYDKIRYEVAGGVPGHILDQVCQSAADPEQWLITSEWDSIEHFEQWERSPDHRTLVRPLRECMESPKSLRFTIRMQTARGDALSLAGLVDAVQEK, from the coding sequence ATGTCCGAACAAAACGAAGAAACCAGGGCCCGGGTGATCTTCATGTTCACCGTGCCCGCCGCACGCACCGAAGACTTCCTGCGTGCGTACGACAAGATCCGGTACGAGGTGGCAGGCGGCGTGCCCGGTCACATCCTCGACCAGGTCTGCCAGTCAGCCGCGGACCCGGAGCAGTGGCTGATCACCAGCGAATGGGACTCGATCGAGCACTTCGAGCAGTGGGAGCGGAGTCCGGACCATCGGACACTGGTCCGTCCCCTTCGCGAATGCATGGAAAGCCCGAAATCGCTCCGGTTCACCATTCGCATGCAGACCGCCAGGGGCGACGCGTTGTCCCTGGCGGGGCTGGTCGACGCTGTTCAGGAGAAATGA
- a CDS encoding beta-ketoacyl synthase N-terminal-like domain-containing protein, with translation MSRRAVITGIGVVSPSGMNPQAHWDTITAGDSKIGPISLFDASSYATRIAGEVAGFDVAGKVDGRLLVQTDRWTWMGFDAAQQAIDDAGLDLSEMDPYELSVIMASSSGGNQFGQKELQRLWSRPDRTVGAYQSIAWFYAATVGQLSIRHQAKGPSNVLVSESAGGLDSLAHAARTINRGVSVVLAGGLEAPLSPYALSCQLRSGRLSTSEDPETAYQPFDVGASGYVPGEGGAVLLIEELEHALDRGAKIYGEITGWGSTHDGAHTAPGSGGSRRQYARSMRLALDRAEVSPSDVDMLLPDALGVPENDATEAGAIDDVFGAGGVPVTTHKSLTGRMYQGGAALDVVTALLAMDKRQVPATAGPKRPAAGCELDFVPETRQADVDVALIGAHGFDGYHSSVLLRRYDQGTPVTAAPTS, from the coding sequence ATGAGTCGTCGCGCGGTGATCACCGGTATCGGGGTCGTCTCGCCGAGCGGGATGAACCCGCAGGCGCACTGGGACACCATCACGGCCGGGGACAGCAAGATCGGCCCGATCAGCCTGTTCGACGCGTCCAGCTACGCGACGCGGATCGCGGGCGAGGTGGCCGGGTTCGACGTGGCCGGCAAGGTCGACGGCAGGCTGCTGGTGCAGACCGACCGCTGGACCTGGATGGGCTTCGACGCCGCGCAGCAGGCCATCGACGACGCCGGCCTCGATCTGTCCGAAATGGACCCCTACGAGCTGTCCGTGATCATGGCCAGCTCCTCGGGCGGGAACCAGTTCGGGCAGAAGGAACTGCAACGGCTGTGGAGCCGTCCGGACCGCACGGTCGGGGCGTACCAGTCGATCGCGTGGTTCTACGCGGCGACGGTGGGCCAGCTCTCCATCCGGCACCAGGCCAAGGGCCCGAGCAACGTGCTGGTCTCGGAAAGCGCCGGCGGGCTGGACAGCCTGGCGCACGCGGCGCGCACCATCAACCGCGGGGTGTCGGTCGTGCTGGCCGGTGGCCTGGAGGCGCCGCTTTCCCCCTACGCGCTCTCCTGCCAGCTGCGCAGCGGCAGGCTCAGCACGAGCGAGGACCCGGAGACGGCCTACCAGCCGTTCGACGTCGGTGCCTCCGGGTACGTGCCCGGCGAGGGCGGGGCGGTCCTGCTCATCGAGGAGCTGGAGCACGCACTGGACAGGGGCGCGAAGATCTACGGTGAGATCACCGGCTGGGGTTCCACCCACGACGGTGCGCACACCGCGCCCGGCTCGGGCGGGTCGCGGCGGCAGTACGCGCGCTCCATGCGGCTGGCGCTGGACAGGGCCGAGGTCAGTCCGTCCGATGTGGACATGTTGCTGCCGGACGCGCTCGGCGTGCCGGAGAACGACGCCACCGAGGCCGGTGCCATCGACGACGTGTTCGGTGCCGGCGGAGTGCCGGTCACCACCCACAAGTCGCTGACCGGCCGGATGTACCAGGGCGGTGCGGCACTGGACGTGGTGACCGCGCTGCTGGCCATGGACAAGCGGCAGGTTCCCGCCACCGCGGGGCCGAAGCGGCCCGCTGCCGGCTGCGAGCTGGACTTCGTACCGGAGACCAGGCAGGCCGACGTGGACGTCGCGCTGATCGGTGCGCACGGCTTCGACGGCTACCACAGTTCTGTGCTGCTGAGGCGGTATGACCAGGGCACGCCGGTCACCGCGGCCCCGACTTCCTGA
- a CDS encoding beta-ketoacyl-[acyl-carrier-protein] synthase family protein — protein sequence MKELSNRRVVVTGVGVVAPGGVTRKAFWSCLTEGRTATRPITLFDASTFRSRVAAECDFDPLAAGLSAKEIRRSDRYVQFALAAAAEAVADSGLEFDEELQDRTGVVLGSAVGGTTALENEYVVLSDTGKNWLVDDDYASRFLYQALIPSSLAADVAVKYGTHGPVQVVSTGCTSGIDAIGYAHQLVQDGEADVVIAGASDSPLSPVTAASFDAIKATTPDNDNAEHASRPFDRDRTGFVLGEGGAVLILEELEHARRRGATIYCEVGGYAARSNGFHMTGLRPDGAEMSLAIDDAMAQAKLNPENVSYICAHGSGTRQNDRHETAAFKRSLGAAAYGVPISSIKSMVGHSLGAIGAIEMAACALAIDDGVVPPTANWANRDPECDLDYTPNIAREVPVDTALSVGSGFGGFQSAMIFTKLRELAS from the coding sequence ATGAAGGAGCTCAGCAACCGCCGGGTCGTGGTGACCGGGGTCGGCGTGGTGGCCCCCGGTGGGGTGACCAGGAAGGCCTTCTGGTCCTGCCTTACCGAAGGGCGCACCGCGACCAGGCCGATCACCCTGTTCGACGCGTCGACCTTCCGGTCGCGCGTCGCGGCGGAGTGTGATTTCGACCCGCTCGCCGCCGGGCTCTCCGCCAAGGAGATCCGGCGCTCCGACCGGTACGTGCAGTTCGCGCTGGCCGCGGCCGCGGAAGCGGTGGCCGACAGCGGTCTGGAGTTCGACGAGGAGCTGCAGGACCGCACCGGTGTCGTGCTCGGTTCTGCGGTCGGTGGCACCACCGCGCTGGAGAACGAGTACGTGGTGCTCAGCGACACCGGCAAGAACTGGCTGGTCGACGACGACTACGCCTCGCGTTTCCTTTACCAGGCACTGATTCCGAGCAGCCTCGCGGCGGATGTCGCGGTGAAGTACGGGACGCACGGGCCGGTGCAGGTGGTCTCCACCGGGTGCACGTCGGGCATCGACGCCATCGGCTACGCGCACCAGCTGGTGCAGGACGGCGAGGCGGACGTGGTGATCGCCGGCGCGTCGGACTCCCCGCTGTCCCCGGTGACCGCGGCGTCCTTCGACGCGATCAAGGCGACCACTCCGGACAACGACAACGCGGAGCACGCTTCGCGGCCGTTCGACCGGGACCGCACCGGGTTCGTGCTCGGTGAGGGCGGCGCGGTGCTGATCCTGGAAGAGCTGGAGCACGCGCGCCGTCGCGGGGCCACCATCTACTGCGAGGTGGGCGGTTATGCCGCGCGGAGCAACGGTTTCCACATGACCGGGCTGCGCCCGGACGGTGCGGAGATGTCGCTGGCCATCGATGACGCGATGGCACAGGCGAAACTGAATCCGGAGAACGTGTCGTACATCTGTGCGCACGGCTCGGGTACCCGGCAGAACGACCGGCACGAGACGGCGGCCTTCAAGCGCTCACTTGGCGCGGCCGCCTACGGGGTGCCGATCAGCTCGATCAAGTCGATGGTCGGGCACTCGCTGGGTGCGATCGGGGCGATCGAGATGGCCGCTTGCGCACTGGCGATCGACGACGGTGTCGTACCGCCGACCGCGAACTGGGCCAACCGCGACCCGGAATGCGATCTGGACTACACCCCGAACATCGCCAGGGAGGTCCCCGTTGACACCGCGTTGTCGGTCGGCAGCGGGTTCGGCGGCTTCCAGTCGGCGATGATCTTCACGAAGCTCCGAGAGTTGGCATCATGA
- a CDS encoding cupin domain-containing protein has translation MTTTHKTIARDDIPPNRRRGAEIRVLLGPATVGSESGFMGVAVLEPGECIAEHYHPYSEEFIYVMSGTLTVDLDGEPATVAPESGVLVPINVRHRLRNAGTETVKAVFHLGPLAPRPELGHVDTETAEEAAEFARQA, from the coding sequence ATGACCACCACCCACAAGACGATCGCCCGTGACGACATCCCGCCCAACCGCCGGCGCGGTGCCGAGATCCGTGTGCTGCTCGGGCCCGCCACGGTGGGCAGTGAGTCGGGATTCATGGGCGTCGCGGTGCTGGAGCCGGGCGAGTGCATCGCCGAGCACTACCACCCGTACAGCGAAGAGTTCATCTACGTGATGTCCGGCACGCTGACCGTCGATCTCGACGGCGAGCCCGCCACCGTCGCACCCGAGTCGGGTGTGCTGGTGCCGATCAACGTCCGGCACCGCCTGCGCAACGCGGGCACCGAGACGGTGAAGGCGGTGTTCCACCTCGGCCCGCTCGCACCCCGGCCGGAGCTGGGGCACGTCGACACCGAAACGGCCGAGGAGGCCGCAGAGTTCGCGAGGCAGGCATGA
- a CDS encoding SRPBCC family protein, translating into MAGHTEASILIDAPFQLVWDMTNDVDNWTNLFTEYAEAKVIEREGNTVKFRLALHPDENGKVWSWVSQRTFDVEKREVHAKRVETGPFEYMHIYWKYTEEDGKVRMTWKQDFHMKPAAPLDDDGMTNRINTNTPIQMNVIKERVEAAARTSAASR; encoded by the coding sequence ATGGCGGGACACACCGAAGCGAGCATTCTGATCGACGCCCCGTTCCAGCTCGTCTGGGACATGACCAACGACGTCGACAACTGGACCAACCTGTTCACCGAGTACGCCGAGGCGAAGGTCATCGAGCGCGAGGGCAACACGGTGAAGTTCCGGCTGGCACTGCACCCCGACGAGAACGGCAAGGTGTGGAGCTGGGTCAGCCAGCGCACCTTCGACGTGGAAAAGCGCGAGGTGCACGCGAAGCGGGTGGAGACCGGCCCGTTCGAGTACATGCACATCTACTGGAAGTACACCGAGGAAGACGGCAAGGTCCGGATGACCTGGAAGCAGGACTTCCACATGAAGCCGGCCGCGCCGTTGGACGACGACGGAATGACCAACCGCATCAACACGAACACCCCGATCCAGATGAACGTCATCAAGGAGAGGGTGGAGGCCGCCGCGCGCACCTCCGCAGCCAGTCGCTGA
- a CDS encoding acyl carrier protein translates to MTTQNEITDNFDAELREILISSAGLVASSFDGTEHHSLADLGLDSLATMELQAIVKARHGVQIPDEALTMSVLEISAFMRSEIEEAN, encoded by the coding sequence ATGACGACACAGAACGAAATCACCGACAACTTCGACGCGGAGCTGCGGGAGATCCTGATCAGCAGCGCGGGCCTGGTGGCGTCGTCCTTCGACGGCACCGAGCACCACTCGCTGGCCGACCTCGGGCTCGACTCGCTGGCGACGATGGAACTGCAGGCGATCGTCAAGGCACGGCACGGGGTCCAGATCCCGGACGAGGCGCTGACGATGAGCGTGCTGGAGATCTCCGCGTTCATGCGGTCCGAGATCGAGGAGGCTAACTGA
- a CDS encoding acetyl-CoA carboxylase biotin carboxylase subunit, with the protein MFSKVLIANRGEIAVRVARTCRELGIASVGVYSTVDRDPRVLRHFDEVVHVGPAPGRRSYQNTPAIIEAALQTGADAIHPGYGFLSEDADFVEVCDDSGLIFIGPRPAQMAALGDKASARRIMNEAGLPLLPGSVEPSPDTAHALETAERVGYPVIIKASAGGGGKGMAVVQDSSTLEETFLQAKNVAASLFGDERVYLERYLERARHVEVQVLCDGHGNGVHLGTRDCSVQRRHQKLLEEGPAPALAASTTDAMAEAAVRAALEVGYTGVCTFEFLVDEYENYFFMEINTRIQVEHPVTEAITGVDLVREQILVAAGHPLTLVQRDIQLRGVAVECRVNVEDPDRDFVPTAGVLERFDPPGGPFTRVDTHAYSGYVLSPHYDSMVAKVIVWAPDREQALNRMDRALGEFEVDGPGVKTTIPFLQRVLVDPEFRKATHSTGLVERVQAVTQEEG; encoded by the coding sequence ATGTTCAGTAAAGTGCTGATCGCCAACCGCGGTGAGATTGCCGTCAGGGTGGCCAGAACGTGCCGGGAGCTCGGTATCGCCTCGGTCGGCGTGTACTCCACTGTGGACCGCGATCCCCGGGTGCTGCGCCACTTCGACGAGGTGGTGCACGTCGGCCCGGCACCGGGACGGCGCAGCTACCAGAACACGCCCGCGATCATCGAGGCGGCGCTGCAGACCGGCGCCGACGCGATCCATCCCGGTTACGGCTTCCTCTCCGAGGACGCAGACTTCGTGGAGGTCTGCGACGACTCCGGGCTGATCTTCATCGGCCCGCGGCCGGCCCAGATGGCCGCGCTCGGGGACAAGGCCAGTGCCCGCCGGATCATGAACGAGGCCGGGCTGCCGCTGCTGCCCGGCAGCGTCGAGCCGTCGCCGGACACGGCGCACGCGCTGGAGACGGCCGAGCGGGTCGGCTACCCGGTGATCATCAAGGCCTCCGCGGGCGGCGGCGGCAAGGGCATGGCGGTGGTGCAGGACTCGTCCACCCTGGAGGAGACCTTCCTGCAGGCGAAGAACGTCGCCGCGTCGCTGTTCGGCGACGAACGGGTGTACCTGGAGCGCTACCTCGAGCGCGCCCGGCACGTCGAAGTGCAGGTGCTCTGCGACGGCCACGGCAACGGGGTGCACCTCGGCACCAGGGACTGCTCGGTGCAGCGCCGGCACCAGAAGCTGCTCGAGGAGGGGCCGGCGCCCGCACTCGCTGCCAGCACCACGGACGCGATGGCGGAGGCGGCGGTCCGCGCGGCGCTGGAGGTCGGCTACACCGGCGTGTGCACCTTCGAGTTCCTGGTGGACGAGTACGAGAACTACTTCTTCATGGAGATCAACACCAGGATCCAGGTGGAGCACCCGGTCACCGAGGCGATCACCGGGGTGGACCTGGTGCGCGAGCAGATCCTGGTGGCCGCGGGCCATCCGCTGACCCTGGTGCAGCGCGACATCCAGCTGCGCGGGGTGGCGGTGGAGTGCCGGGTCAACGTCGAGGACCCCGATCGCGACTTCGTGCCGACGGCCGGGGTGCTCGAACGGTTCGACCCGCCGGGCGGGCCGTTCACCAGGGTGGACACGCACGCGTACTCCGGCTACGTGCTCAGTCCGCACTACGACTCGATGGTGGCCAAGGTCATCGTCTGGGCGCCGGACCGCGAGCAGGCGCTCAACCGGATGGACCGTGCGCTCGGCGAGTTCGAAGTGGACGGTCCGGGCGTCAAGACCACGATTCCCTTCTTGCAGCGCGTTCTCGTCGATCCGGAGTTCCGGAAGGCGACGCACAGCACGGGTCTGGTGGAACGGGTGCAGGCAGTAACACAGGAAGAAGGCTGA
- the accB gene encoding acetyl-CoA carboxylase biotin carboxyl carrier protein — protein sequence MTERQDQVDGDALAVLRAHTQRLAGDLPGSLHRLSVSSGDATIEVEWQRPAEVVQGVLPHVLTNGVHVNGSHPNGAHENGHQVPAELEEEQVESVVVSSPMVGTVYRAASPDKPPYVELGDTVEQGQTVAIVEAMKLFNPIVSDAAGVVLEVLVEDGQSVEFGQPLLRLGTSVTADTVNGHE from the coding sequence ATGACAGAGCGACAGGATCAGGTCGACGGCGACGCGCTGGCGGTGCTCCGCGCGCACACCCAGCGGCTGGCCGGCGACCTGCCGGGGTCCTTGCATCGGCTGAGTGTCAGCTCGGGCGACGCGACCATCGAAGTCGAATGGCAGCGACCGGCCGAAGTGGTGCAGGGGGTGTTGCCGCACGTGCTGACCAACGGGGTGCACGTCAACGGCTCGCATCCCAACGGCGCGCACGAGAACGGCCACCAGGTCCCCGCCGAGCTCGAGGAAGAGCAGGTGGAGTCGGTGGTGGTCAGCTCGCCGATGGTGGGCACCGTGTACCGGGCGGCGAGCCCGGACAAGCCGCCGTACGTCGAGCTCGGGGACACGGTCGAGCAGGGCCAGACGGTGGCGATCGTCGAGGCGATGAAGCTGTTCAACCCGATCGTTTCGGACGCCGCCGGTGTGGTGCTCGAAGTGCTCGTCGAGGACGGGCAGTCGGTCGAGTTCGGCCAGCCTTTGTTGCGGCTCGGGACCTCCGTAACTGCCGACACGGTAAACGGACACGAGTAG
- a CDS encoding acetyl-CoA carboxylase carboxyl transferase subunit: MTSVQEQAPAKQSWRRCPGCGELNYGKKLARALGVCPECGYHHRLTAAERIEQLTDTDSFEQLSTHVLATDVLGFTDSQPYPDRLANARAATELDDAVVCGTGRIGGMPLALAVMDFRFMGGSLGAAVGELITRTAEDAVDRGIPLLIVSASGGARMQEGVLALMQMAKISQALASLRDAGLLSISLITDPTYGGVAASYATNCDVLVIEKGARMGFAGPRVIEQTIRERLPKDFQTADFLLAHGQVDTVQHRQDLRGWLASLLAATRPATGPLPMRPELELVRDADRKNEIVRDPEHLPTVDAWESVGAARQTSRPTTLEYLELAFDGFVELHGDRLAADCPSIVAGFARLRGRPVAVIGHQKGHQTAELISRNFGMPQPEGYRKALRVMRLADRLGIPIVTIVDTPGAFPGKDAEEHGQSIAIAENILGMFELRTPVVTVVTGEGGSGGALALAVANRVLMFERAIYSVITPEGCSAILWGEATSAPAAARALGITARRLLELGVVDGVLPEPPDSDPTDAPVMAAALGAAVARTLTELDQAADRDLIRDRRARFRAFGGAGVLISEVRKEPVE, from the coding sequence GTGACCAGCGTACAAGAACAGGCCCCCGCGAAGCAGAGCTGGCGGCGCTGCCCCGGCTGCGGGGAGCTGAACTACGGCAAGAAACTGGCCCGAGCGCTCGGGGTCTGCCCGGAATGCGGCTACCACCACCGGCTGACCGCCGCCGAGCGGATCGAGCAGCTCACCGACACGGACAGCTTCGAGCAGCTGAGCACCCACGTGCTGGCCACCGACGTGCTCGGGTTCACCGACTCCCAGCCCTACCCGGACCGGCTGGCCAACGCCAGGGCGGCCACCGAGCTGGACGACGCGGTGGTCTGCGGCACCGGCCGGATCGGCGGCATGCCGCTGGCACTGGCCGTGATGGATTTCCGTTTCATGGGCGGAAGTCTCGGCGCCGCGGTCGGCGAGCTGATCACCCGCACCGCGGAGGACGCGGTGGACAGGGGGATTCCACTGCTGATCGTGAGCGCCTCCGGCGGTGCGCGGATGCAGGAGGGCGTGCTCGCCCTGATGCAGATGGCCAAGATCAGCCAGGCGCTGGCCTCCCTGCGCGACGCCGGCCTGCTGAGCATCAGCCTGATCACCGATCCCACCTATGGCGGGGTGGCGGCGTCCTATGCCACCAACTGCGACGTGCTGGTGATCGAGAAGGGCGCCCGGATGGGCTTCGCCGGCCCCAGGGTGATCGAGCAGACCATCCGGGAGCGGCTGCCAAAGGACTTCCAGACCGCGGACTTCCTGCTCGCGCACGGGCAGGTGGACACCGTGCAGCACCGCCAGGACCTGCGCGGCTGGCTGGCGTCGCTGCTGGCCGCCACCCGGCCGGCCACCGGCCCGCTGCCGATGCGGCCGGAGCTGGAGCTGGTGCGGGACGCCGACCGGAAGAACGAGATCGTCCGCGACCCGGAGCATCTGCCCACAGTGGACGCCTGGGAGTCGGTGGGCGCGGCGCGGCAGACCAGCAGGCCGACCACGCTGGAGTACCTGGAGCTCGCCTTCGACGGTTTCGTCGAGCTGCACGGGGACCGGCTCGCCGCGGACTGCCCGTCCATCGTGGCCGGCTTCGCCAGGCTGCGCGGCCGTCCGGTGGCGGTGATCGGGCACCAGAAGGGGCACCAGACCGCGGAGCTGATCAGCCGGAACTTCGGCATGCCCCAGCCGGAGGGCTACCGCAAGGCGCTGCGGGTGATGCGGCTGGCCGACCGGCTCGGCATCCCGATCGTCACCATTGTGGACACTCCGGGCGCGTTCCCCGGCAAGGACGCCGAGGAGCACGGCCAGTCCATCGCGATCGCGGAGAACATCCTCGGCATGTTCGAGCTGCGCACCCCGGTGGTCACCGTGGTCACCGGTGAGGGCGGCAGCGGCGGCGCGCTCGCGCTGGCCGTGGCGAACCGGGTACTGATGTTCGAGCGGGCCATCTACTCGGTGATCACCCCCGAGGGCTGCTCGGCGATTCTCTGGGGTGAGGCGACATCGGCGCCGGCCGCTGCACGGGCGCTCGGCATCACCGCTCGCCGGTTGCTGGAGCTCGGGGTGGTGGACGGCGTGCTGCCGGAACCCCCCGACAGCGACCCGACCGACGCGCCGGTGATGGCGGCCGCACTTGGCGCCGCCGTGGCCAGGACGCTCACCGAACTGGACCAGGCCGCGGATCGCGACCTGATCCGGGATCGGCGCGCCAGGTTCCGTGCCTTCGGCGGTGCCGGAGTTCTGATCAGCGAGGTGCGGAAGGAACCGGTGGAGTAG
- a CDS encoding response regulator — MRSTDTDRIEILIADDHPVYRSGLRTLLEEIETLKVVGEARTGNEALTMTYQLRPQLVLMDVNLPGMSGIDVTKTVVGRCADTAVIMVTMLDDRDSFFAAMRAGARGYLMKGGGSEDVSRAIATVSSGGLFFDSQVAQWVVEYLIKPPVAGKPFPELTDRERAVLELVADGQGNATIARTLGLSIKTVRNYHSRIFAKLQVVDRTEAAVLARRAGLGH, encoded by the coding sequence ATGAGGAGTACGGACACAGACCGGATCGAGATCCTGATCGCGGACGATCATCCGGTCTACCGGTCGGGGTTGCGGACACTGCTGGAAGAGATCGAAACGCTGAAGGTGGTCGGCGAGGCGCGGACCGGCAACGAGGCACTCACCATGACATACCAGCTGCGGCCCCAGCTGGTGCTGATGGATGTGAACCTTCCCGGGATGTCCGGGATCGACGTCACCAAGACGGTGGTCGGGCGATGCGCGGACACCGCGGTGATCATGGTCACGATGCTGGACGATCGTGACTCGTTCTTCGCGGCGATGCGCGCGGGCGCCAGGGGCTATCTGATGAAGGGCGGGGGCTCGGAGGACGTCAGCCGGGCCATCGCCACGGTGAGCTCGGGCGGCCTGTTCTTCGACTCCCAGGTCGCGCAGTGGGTGGTCGAGTACCTGATCAAGCCACCGGTGGCCGGGAAGCCGTTCCCGGAGCTCACCGACCGCGAGCGGGCCGTGCTGGAGCTGGTCGCGGACGGGCAGGGCAACGCCACCATCGCCAGGACGCTCGGCCTGTCCATCAAGACCGTGCGGAACTACCACTCGCGCATCTTCGCCAAGCTCCAGGTGGTCGACCGCACCGAAGCCGCCGTCTTGGCCAGGAGGGCCGGACTGGGGCACTGA